The following coding sequences lie in one Apium graveolens cultivar Ventura chromosome 3, ASM990537v1, whole genome shotgun sequence genomic window:
- the LOC141711677 gene encoding NAC domain-containing protein 2, giving the protein MKNSGSEIDLPPGFRFHPTDEELVMHYLCKRCASQHISVPIIAEIDLYKFDPWQLPEMALYGEKEWYFFSPRDRKYPNGSRPNRAAGTGYWKATGADKPIGKPSTVGIKKALVFYAGKAPRGVKTNWIMHEYRLANVDRSAGKKNNNLRLDDWVLCRIYNKKGTLEKYQPENQSSISYNEMDDMVETKPNFATFDQKPVKQSMSQQESMSQQQTRSIMPMQAMKAYSPFDTSESGARFHTDSSCSEHVLSPEFTYEKEREVQSEPKWSELENALSNSLDFPFNYNDYFPDNPFTPEAQYNDQQFSTLQDMFMFTQKPF; this is encoded by the exons ATGAAGAACAGCGGCAGTGAGATTGATTTGCCACCTGGATTTAGGTTTCATCCGACAGACGAGGAGTTAGTGATGCATTATTTGTGTAAGAGATGCGCTTCTCAGCACATTTCTGTTCCTATTATTGCTGAGATTGATCTTTACAAGTTTGATCCCTGGCAGCTTCCTG AAATGGCTCTGTATGGTGAGAAAGAATGGTACTTCTTTTCTCCGAGGGACAGGAAATATCCAAACGGTTCAAGGCCAAACAGGGCTGCTGGAACAGGTTATTGGAAGGCTACCGGGGCCGATAAGCCTATCGGAAAGCCGAGCACCGTGGGAATCAAAAAGGCCTTGGTCTTTTATGCCGGAAAAGCTCCTAGAGGTGTCAAAACTAACTGGATTATGCACGAGTATCGGTTAGCTAATGTCGATAGATCTGCTGGCAAGAAAAATAATAATCTCAGG CTTGATGATTGGGTATTATGTCGAATTTACAACAAAAAAGGGACTCTTGAGAAGTATCAGCCTGAGAATCAAAGTTCTATTAGCTATAATGAAATGGATGATATGGTGGAAACCAAGCCTAATTTCGCAACATTTGATCAGAAACCAGTGAAACAATCAATGTCGCAACAAGAATCAATGTCCCAACAACAAACTCGATCGATAATGCCAATGCAGGCAATGAAGGCCTACTCGCCATTCGACACATCAGAGTCCGGGGCCAGGTTCCACACGGATTCGAGTTGCTCTGAGCACGTTTTGTCCCCTGAATTCACCTACGAGAAGGAACGGGAGGTACAGAGTGAACCGAAATGGAGTGAATTGGAGAACGCTCTCTCCAATTCACTCGATTTTCCATTCAACTACAACGATTATTTTCCGGACAATCCATTCACTCCGGAAGCTCAGTACAATGATCAACAATTCTCAACTCTACAAGACATGTTCATGTTCACACAAAAGCCCTTTTAG